The following proteins are encoded in a genomic region of Alnus glutinosa chromosome 8, dhAlnGlut1.1, whole genome shotgun sequence:
- the LOC133874766 gene encoding probable 2' cyclic ADP-D-ribose synthase BdTIR — MNRPSSLAAIKFQRQLLSQYHSRTQLTKRVTKPCDVFINHRGIDTKRTIATLMYDYLHRFNLRPFLDNKTMKPGDKLFEKIDGAIQGCKVGVAVFSPNYCKSYFCLHELALFMESKKKVIPIFCDIKPSQLRVPNDGVCTEKELRRFRWAIEEAKHTVGLTFDSSKGNFSDVVTSASEIVINSLIELEAEEHMKLGKSPLY, encoded by the exons ATGAATCGCCCATCATCATTAGCCGCCATTAAATTCCAACGCCAATTACTTTCCCAGTACCACAGCCGAACCCAACTGACCAAACGAGTGACTAAGCCCTGTGATGTCTTCATTAACCACAGAGGGATTGACACAAAGCGAACAATAGCCACTTTGATGTACGATTATCTTCACCGTTTCAACCTGCGTCCTTTTCTAGACAACAAGACAATGAAGCCGGGAGACAAACTGTTTGAAAAGATTGACGGTGCAATACAAGGCTGTAAGGTTGGTGTTGCTGTTTTTTCGCCAAACTATTGCAAGTCATACTTCTGTCTTCACGAGCTCGCTCTTTTCATGGAGTCCAAGAAGAAGGTCATCCCTATTTTCTGCGACATTAAGCCATCCCAGCTTCGTGTTCCAAACGACGGAGTATGCACGGAGAAGGAGCTTCGGCGGTTTCGCTGGGCTATCGAAGAGGCTAAGCACACCGTTGGGCTTACGTTCGACTCCTCCAAGGG GAACTTCTCAGATGTTGTGACAAGTGCTTCAGAAATTGTGATCAACAGCTTGATAGAGCTTGAGGCTGAAGAGCATATGAAGCTTGGAAAATCTCCGCTCTACTAA
- the LOC133876259 gene encoding ABC transporter G family member 9 — MAPDIEAQTNKKNTDTESPGIFMKANRPVTLKFEDVVYKIKTKKRVLLDRKAKSEEKVILNRITGVVEPGEVLAMLGPSGSGKTTLLTALGGRLGGWLGGRITYNGRPFSNAMKRNTGFVSQDDLLHPHLTVTETLVFTSLLRLPNSFTKEEKVEHAEAVITQLGLTKCKNSIIGGSFLRGVSGGERKRVSIGQEMLINPSLLFLDEPTSGLDSTTAQRIVSTLWELANGGRTVVMTIHQPSSRLFYMFHKVLLLSEGNPLYFGKGSGAMEYFSSVGYSPLVAMNPADFLLDLANGESSDDHKHEDQILVKQTLVSAYKCNLADKLKAELQEINSNQFQDGCEDKQFGRWSTTWWQQFSVLFKRGVKERRHESFSGLKIGEVLVVAFLAGLLWWQSDASHLQDQIGLLFFLTGFWGFFALFEAIFTFPEERMMLNKERSSGMYRLSSYFLSRSVVDLPMELILPTVFVIITYWMAGLKPTAGHFLHTLFVLLYSVLVSQGLGLAIGAMVMDQKSATTLGTVIMLTFLLAGGFYVQHVPPFIAWIKYISLSQYAYKLLIGSQYKPDDTYPCAGAGGLCLIGEYPAIKQVGLDGQAIGVVALAIMLVGYRLIAYIALMRIGVTKKVS, encoded by the exons ATGGCGCCGGACATAGAGGCTCAAACTAATAAGAAGAACACAGACACGGAATCCCCAGGCATCTTTATGAAAGCCAATCGGCCTGTTACGTTGAAG TTTGAGGACGTTGTTTACAAGATCAAGACTAAGAAAAGGGTATTGCTTGACAGAAAAGCAAAGTCTGAGGAGAAAGTGATCTTGAATCGAATCACAGGCGTGGTTGAACCGGGGGAAGTGTTGGCCATGCTAGGCCCATCAGGCAGCGGCAAAACCACACTGCTGACCGCGCTGGGAGGCCGCCTTGGCGGGTGGCTCGGCGGAAGAATAACCTACAATGGCAGGCCGTTTTCGAACGCGATGAAGCGAAACACGGGTTTTGTTAGCCAAGACGATCTGCTCCACCCCCACTTGACGGTGACCGAAACTCTAGtattcacttctcttctccGATTGCCGAATAGTTTCacgaaagaagagaaagtggagCATGCCGAAGCTGTGATAACTCAACTTGGGCTAACAAAGTGCAAGAATAGCATCATTGGAGGAAGCTTCCTGAGGGGGGTTTCTGGGGGGGAGAGAAAGAGGGTTAGTATTGGACAAGAAATGCTCATAAATCCTAGCCTGCTGTTTTTGGACGAGCCCACATCGGGTCTTGACTCGACGACTGCTCAGAGAATTGTGTCTACATTGTGGGAGTTAGCAAATGGAGGAAGAACAGTTGTTATGACGATACACCAGCCTTCAAGCAGGCTGTTTTACATGTTTCATAAGGTTTTACTGCTATCTGAAGGCAACCCTTTGTATTTTGGGAAAGGATCAGGAGCCATGGAGTACTTTTCAAGTGTCGGATATTCCCCGTTGGTTGCCATGAATCCTGCAGATTTTCTCTTAGATCTTGCAAATG GTGAGTCATCGGATGATCATAAGCATGAGGATCAAATCCTGGTTAAGCAGACTTTAGTATCCGCCTACAAATGCAATCTTGCTGACAAATTGAAGGCCGAGCTTCAAGAGATTAACAGCAATCAATTTCAAGATGGATGTGAGGATAAGCAATTTGGGAGATGGTCCACAACTTGGTGGCAGCAATTCTCTGTGTTGTTTAAAAGAGGGGTCAAAGAAAGAAGACACGAGTCATTCTCTGGCCTCAAGATAGGTGAGGTTCTGGTGGTGGCATTTCTTGCGGGACTACTATGGTGGCAATCTGATGCTTCCCACCTTCAAGATCAG ATTGGGCTGCTTTTCTTCCTAACAGGATTTTGGGGCTTCTTCGCTCTGTTTGAAGCTATTTTCACCTTCCCCGAGGAGCGTATGATGCTCAATAAGGAACGATCTTCAGGCATGTACAGGCTCTCATCATACTTCTTATCAAGGAGCGTTGTTGACCTCCCCATGGAGCTTATCCTTCCCACCGTTTTTGTCATCATTACCTACTGGATGGCAGGCCTGAAGCCGACGGCCGGCCACTTTCTTCACACCTTGTTTGTCCTCCTATACAGCGTGCTGGTTTCACAAGGCTTAGGTCTTGCCATTGGCGCTATGGTAATGGATCAAAAATCTGCCACCACGCTTGGAACAGTCATCATGTTGACATTTCTTCTCGCCGGTGGATTCTACGTTCAACATGTTCCTCCCTTCATAGCATGGATCAAATACATCTCTCTTAGCCAGTACGCTTACAAGCTCTTGATAGGTTCTCAATACAAGCCGGACGACACGTATCCCTGTGCCGGTGCCGGCGGCCTTTGTTTGATTGGGGAGTATCCAGCTATAAAGCAAGTGGGGCTCGATGGGCAAGCCATCGGAGTTGTTGCTTTGGCTATAATGCTCGTGGGTTACCGGCTCATCGCTTATATTGCCCTCATGAGGATTGGCGTGACAAAGAAAGTATCGTAG